A section of the Paenibacillus yonginensis genome encodes:
- a CDS encoding baseplate J/gp47 family protein, whose amino-acid sequence MLDKTGFKRKRFSDLFTDMENKAREVFGETMNTSERSPLGIILRIFAWFLAKVWSTAEDVYNSGYIGTATGVNLDRLGPYVGISRILEQFASGIAVLTGTAGHSEPAGFRLATTGGIQFETTERLTFGNDGTASVHVQAIEPGQDSNIAAGTLTVVVNPNPNVLTVTNLEAFTGGREKETDAEFRTRFQQSVAGGGAASVDALRGALLRLEGVRAAAVIENNTMEPDAAGRPPKSFQAYVLGGDEQTIAETIFATKSGGIETFGDIEKEVMDIAGYGHVIKFSRSEEVAVQIEIAVASNESYPADGDDQIRKAIIRYIGGEDEAGSYYNGLSMGADVVYTRLISAVYSVPGVEDVSLKVGKDGSMDTQNVVIAPYQVAQTKAEYIAVSSHV is encoded by the coding sequence GTGCTGGATAAAACGGGATTTAAGCGAAAAAGATTCAGCGATCTGTTCACCGACATGGAGAACAAGGCGCGTGAGGTATTCGGCGAAACGATGAATACGTCCGAGCGTTCGCCGCTCGGGATTATTTTGCGGATCTTCGCCTGGTTTCTGGCCAAAGTCTGGAGTACGGCAGAGGATGTGTATAACAGTGGTTATATCGGCACAGCAACGGGAGTCAATCTGGACCGCTTGGGGCCGTATGTGGGAATCAGCCGAATTTTGGAGCAGTTTGCATCGGGAATCGCTGTTCTTACCGGGACAGCCGGGCATTCGGAACCGGCAGGATTTCGGCTTGCCACAACGGGCGGAATACAATTCGAGACAACCGAGCGGTTGACCTTCGGGAACGATGGAACGGCGAGCGTCCACGTGCAGGCGATTGAGCCGGGACAAGACTCGAATATTGCGGCAGGTACCCTGACGGTGGTGGTGAATCCGAATCCGAATGTACTGACCGTTACCAATCTCGAAGCCTTTACCGGTGGACGGGAAAAAGAAACGGATGCCGAGTTCAGGACCCGGTTCCAGCAATCTGTGGCGGGCGGCGGCGCTGCGTCAGTAGATGCGCTTCGCGGGGCGCTATTGCGGCTCGAGGGGGTTCGGGCAGCGGCGGTGATCGAGAATAATACCATGGAACCTGACGCTGCGGGCAGGCCGCCAAAATCCTTCCAGGCTTACGTACTGGGCGGTGACGAACAAACGATAGCCGAGACAATTTTTGCAACGAAATCCGGGGGGATCGAAACGTTTGGCGACATCGAAAAGGAGGTCATGGACATTGCCGGTTACGGGCATGTAATCAAATTCAGCCGTTCGGAAGAGGTCGCCGTTCAGATTGAAATAGCTGTTGCCTCCAATGAAAGCTACCCAGCGGACGGTGATGACCAGATCAGGAAGGCGATTATCCGTTATATTGGCGGAGAAGATGAAGCGGGGAGTTATTATAACGGCTTGTCGATGGGAGCAGATGTCGTATATACCCGGCTGATCAGCGCGGTTTACAGCGTTCCGGGCGTGGAGGACGTTTCACTAAAGGTTGGAAAGGACGGCAGTATGGATACACAAAATGTGGTTATTGCTCCCTATCAGGTAGCCCAGACGAAAGCTGAATATATTGCGGTGAGCAGCCATGTTTAG
- a CDS encoding Gp138 family membrane-puncturing spike protein — protein sequence MRGGIVNNDPSGVLYQAVSGLMNAKLSQVRVGLACRVVSFDPSSCTADIQPLIRTAGNDPAMIHNVPVLGQRLMLEGTVEELVYKPRLKTGDLVFAVCADRELKNARTGQVAAPDTGRRHSVNDAVIVGVFSWSL from the coding sequence ATGCGAGGCGGTATTGTGAACAATGATCCTTCGGGAGTTCTTTATCAAGCGGTCAGCGGACTGATGAATGCCAAACTTTCGCAGGTTCGTGTAGGATTGGCATGCAGGGTCGTCAGCTTCGATCCGTCTTCCTGTACAGCGGATATCCAGCCGCTGATCCGAACCGCCGGTAATGATCCGGCCATGATTCATAACGTTCCGGTTCTGGGCCAAAGACTGATGCTGGAAGGAACGGTGGAGGAGCTGGTTTATAAACCGCGGCTTAAGACGGGGGATTTGGTTTTTGCGGTCTGTGCTGACAGGGAGCTGAAAAATGCCCGCACCGGCCAAGTAGCCGCGCCCGATACGGGGAGACGGCACAGCGTTAACGATGCGGTGATCGTGGGGGTGTTCTCATGGAGTCTTTAA
- a CDS encoding phage tail protein, which translates to MAYEKQAPDWSAAGIEPPQSKRDSGWQVEDRPPAAWLNWFMNRTSESLKELQGKAAEKAWVEDELGGITVQDASLTQKGIVQLSSATDSAAEDRAATAKAVRDAAVQSKVYTDQQMALVTETGVPKLVSYPLLVTAVEEGQTEFEIPLDTFDANTDTLLISINRAVLDATQYTLTNTVRGEDGSVTQRAMLNLASGLKTGSKVAMVVLKNVPLGPEGAINGAVLAEGSIPSNRVSGFDAHLADSVSHVHYGPDTGTANAKVVTLNPAPVAYVEGLAVSFKNAVQNTGAVTINVNGLGTKSILKSNGSALSSGNLKVNSIYTLRYNGTVFILQGEGGEYGTAAAGDVRSGKTIGTDAGLVSGSLVTRDSGGAVTVAPGSSVQTLQAGIYDHAITVNAPTATPGNKKILYDFNYITMSGSGWKSAKRVICGISGTYRISITVQTSNADYQANVRIYKNGNPYGTLRLFGSFTPITYTEDLAFVAGDVIEVMLSPDNLGNATLTGWTFGVENFGMLVYDYA; encoded by the coding sequence ATGGCTTACGAAAAACAGGCGCCGGACTGGTCGGCAGCAGGTATTGAACCGCCACAATCTAAAAGAGATTCAGGGTGGCAGGTTGAGGATCGGCCCCCTGCAGCTTGGCTGAACTGGTTTATGAACCGAACCAGCGAGTCTTTGAAGGAGCTGCAGGGAAAGGCGGCAGAGAAGGCTTGGGTGGAGGATGAGCTTGGTGGGATTACAGTCCAGGACGCTTCTCTCACTCAAAAAGGTATCGTGCAGCTCTCCAGTGCAACCGATAGTGCGGCAGAGGATCGGGCAGCTACGGCAAAGGCGGTTAGAGACGCGGCAGTGCAATCCAAAGTCTACACCGATCAGCAGATGGCCTTGGTGACGGAAACCGGCGTTCCGAAGCTGGTCAGTTATCCGCTGCTGGTAACGGCCGTGGAAGAAGGCCAGACGGAGTTTGAGATTCCGCTGGATACGTTTGATGCTAACACGGACACGCTGCTGATCTCTATCAACCGGGCTGTGCTGGATGCTACTCAATACACCTTGACCAATACAGTGCGGGGGGAGGATGGCTCGGTGACGCAGCGGGCGATGCTCAACTTGGCGAGCGGTCTGAAGACTGGCTCTAAAGTAGCCATGGTCGTGCTTAAAAACGTGCCGCTCGGCCCGGAAGGCGCGATCAACGGCGCGGTGCTGGCCGAGGGAAGTATCCCAAGCAACAGGGTCAGCGGGTTTGATGCGCACTTGGCGGATAGTGTGTCACATGTCCACTATGGTCCAGACACGGGGACTGCAAATGCTAAAGTAGTAACTCTTAACCCGGCACCGGTTGCATATGTGGAAGGCTTGGCAGTTTCATTTAAAAACGCGGTTCAAAACACGGGGGCAGTTACGATCAATGTCAACGGGTTGGGCACTAAATCAATCCTGAAATCTAATGGATCTGCTCTATCGAGTGGGAATCTGAAAGTAAATAGCATATACACGCTACGATACAACGGAACGGTTTTTATCTTACAGGGTGAAGGGGGGGAATACGGAACGGCGGCGGCCGGTGATGTACGGTCTGGAAAAACAATCGGCACAGATGCAGGACTAGTTTCCGGGTCACTGGTCACCAGAGATTCAGGGGGAGCGGTGACGGTGGCGCCGGGAAGTAGTGTGCAAACATTGCAGGCTGGGATTTACGATCATGCGATTACGGTCAATGCGCCTACGGCTACACCTGGTAATAAAAAGATATTGTATGATTTCAATTATATAACTATGTCGGGAAGTGGTTGGAAGTCCGCTAAAAGAGTAATATGCGGTATTTCAGGTACTTATCGAATATCTATAACAGTGCAAACAAGCAATGCTGATTATCAAGCAAATGTGCGAATATATAAGAACGGAAATCCTTACGGTACATTACGGCTCTTTGGCTCATTTACTCCGATTACTTACACCGAAGACCTGGCTTTCGTCGCAGGAGATGTTATTGAGGTTATGTTGAGTCCAGATAATCTTGGTAATGCAACATTAACTGGCTGGACATTCGGTGTGGAGAATTTTGGAATGCTGGTCTACGATTATGCTTAA
- a CDS encoding molybdenum cofactor biosynthesis protein, with protein sequence MNLRIQLFAGLAEAIGSTFINVELGEKVSVTAAELKSLLTELYPQASSQIAQAFLAVNHEYAADEAPITLNDEIALIPPVSGGEPSADSIQSADGLYHLTSLPLNVEEITQRVIHPDHGASLVFVGTTREMTAGKRTVYLEYEAYAPMALKKLQWIGAEIGLKWPGALCAISHRTGKVDIAEASVVIAVSAPHRESCYEASRYAIEQLKRIVPIWKKEIWDDGSEWKGAQQGPWNPISEKN encoded by the coding sequence ATGAACCTTCGGATCCAACTTTTCGCCGGTCTTGCAGAGGCCATAGGCTCGACTTTTATTAACGTAGAACTGGGAGAAAAAGTTTCCGTTACCGCGGCAGAATTAAAATCGCTCCTGACAGAGCTTTATCCGCAGGCCTCCAGCCAAATCGCCCAAGCTTTCCTGGCCGTAAATCATGAATATGCAGCAGATGAAGCGCCCATTACCCTGAATGACGAGATCGCCCTGATCCCGCCAGTTTCAGGCGGAGAGCCTTCCGCAGATTCCATACAAAGCGCAGACGGCTTATATCATTTGACTTCGCTTCCTTTAAATGTAGAGGAAATCACCCAGCGCGTTATTCACCCGGACCACGGGGCATCTTTGGTATTTGTCGGAACAACCCGGGAAATGACCGCAGGCAAACGTACCGTTTATCTGGAATATGAAGCGTATGCTCCTATGGCGCTCAAGAAACTGCAATGGATTGGGGCTGAAATCGGCCTGAAATGGCCGGGAGCTTTGTGCGCAATCAGCCACCGGACCGGCAAAGTCGATATCGCCGAAGCCAGTGTCGTGATCGCCGTGTCGGCTCCGCATCGCGAAAGCTGCTATGAAGCCAGCCGTTATGCGATCGAGCAGCTCAAGCGAATAGTCCCGATTTGGAAAAAAGAAATATGGGACGACGGCTCTGAATGGAAAGGCGCACAGCAAGGACCATGGAACCCTATATCTGAAAAGAACTGA
- a CDS encoding phage tail tape measure protein — translation MVNRKKAKAREIAEEAAAAAKAAEEKAALEQVQAKMEEEKNKKREKANQQLLAFSKTSIQAIMEFGKTSYSAASEFEASMSKIQRATGLTDSQMTATKMAAKDLYKQNLGGSWDELGGTLTETIKLTDQQGTALEQTAKNALLLKDSIGVDVTDSVKSADVMMKQFGITGSQAFGLLAQGAYAKLDPSQLTGAAETYAEDFNKLGFSANQMFDLFAAGSQKGEYSLDQIGKTFQQFEKMAGSGSAKSANALKSLGLNAQQVQKSIAAGGPSAKTAFDQVAGAIAGITDPIKQNAIATDLFGSEFGGMEGQMVAALASARSQFDLTKQTMEQLDRQRISSPGEAFEAFKKQIAADVLIPVGQQLLPAFNQFGTWLTSHEPLIKSFGAALADNFGKAIGSISSALRTVLPYAEAFINYAADMANKVMQWKGVVPVVMGVVGDLAAYKTMVTTITAVTRVWGAVSAVLSANPITLIIAAIIGLGVGLVVAYQKIEWFRNMVDGVWNAIRIGASATMDFFTVTIPNAFNKGINWAIDQINFLINKYNDLVTLGGLLGDGLTIPTITHIGLSTSESAGNGTRGGGAGGHGGTSAVQGSYKTGLPFVPYNGFVAELHKGERVLTAEENKAYTYNSTLAAPVKVVPSYESRSGLAGTAKGSGVNPGAMNINLKVDVKGGSLDSRQTGELTAQFRQAMQQVFQETMRRGGLGGAL, via the coding sequence TTGGTCAACAGGAAAAAAGCAAAAGCCCGCGAGATCGCTGAAGAAGCAGCTGCAGCGGCTAAGGCTGCAGAAGAAAAGGCCGCACTGGAGCAGGTACAGGCCAAGATGGAGGAAGAGAAAAATAAAAAAAGGGAAAAAGCCAATCAGCAGCTGCTTGCTTTCAGCAAAACCAGCATTCAAGCCATCATGGAGTTTGGCAAAACCTCTTATTCGGCTGCCTCCGAATTTGAAGCTTCCATGTCTAAAATCCAGAGGGCAACCGGATTAACCGATTCTCAGATGACAGCCACTAAAATGGCTGCAAAAGATTTGTATAAACAAAACCTGGGCGGAAGCTGGGACGAGCTTGGAGGCACGCTGACGGAAACGATCAAGCTGACGGATCAGCAGGGAACTGCACTGGAGCAGACGGCGAAAAACGCCCTGCTGTTAAAGGATTCGATCGGCGTAGATGTAACGGATTCCGTTAAATCGGCAGATGTGATGATGAAGCAGTTCGGCATTACCGGCAGTCAGGCTTTTGGACTGCTGGCTCAAGGCGCTTATGCCAAGCTAGATCCCAGTCAGCTGACTGGGGCAGCAGAAACCTATGCCGAAGATTTCAACAAGCTGGGCTTCAGCGCGAACCAGATGTTTGACCTCTTTGCTGCAGGAAGCCAAAAGGGCGAATACAGCCTGGACCAAATCGGCAAAACCTTTCAGCAGTTTGAGAAAATGGCCGGCAGCGGTTCAGCAAAAAGCGCGAATGCGCTTAAAAGCCTTGGACTCAACGCGCAGCAGGTTCAAAAGTCTATCGCGGCCGGCGGACCAAGCGCCAAAACTGCTTTTGATCAGGTTGCCGGGGCGATTGCCGGCATCACTGATCCCATCAAACAAAATGCAATCGCCACAGATTTGTTTGGTTCGGAATTTGGCGGCATGGAAGGTCAGATGGTGGCCGCGCTGGCAAGCGCACGCAGCCAGTTCGATCTGACCAAACAAACGATGGAGCAGCTGGATCGGCAGCGTATCAGCTCGCCTGGTGAAGCTTTCGAAGCCTTCAAAAAACAGATCGCAGCCGATGTCCTGATTCCGGTAGGGCAGCAGCTGTTGCCTGCTTTTAACCAATTCGGCACTTGGCTGACCAGCCATGAACCGCTGATTAAAAGCTTTGGAGCCGCTCTGGCTGATAATTTCGGAAAAGCGATCGGCAGTATTTCTTCAGCTTTGAGAACGGTGCTGCCTTATGCGGAAGCCTTCATTAATTACGCTGCGGATATGGCAAACAAGGTGATGCAGTGGAAGGGGGTTGTTCCGGTCGTTATGGGGGTAGTTGGAGACTTAGCGGCTTACAAGACCATGGTCACGACGATCACGGCTGTTACGCGAGTATGGGGCGCTGTCTCTGCTGTGTTGTCTGCCAATCCGATAACCTTAATTATCGCGGCTATTATAGGTTTAGGCGTAGGGCTGGTTGTTGCGTATCAGAAGATCGAATGGTTCCGGAACATGGTGGACGGGGTTTGGAACGCGATCCGAATCGGCGCATCGGCCACGATGGATTTTTTTACTGTGACGATTCCGAATGCTTTTAATAAGGGAATCAATTGGGCTATTGATCAAATTAACTTTCTGATTAACAAATATAATGATCTTGTGACCTTAGGCGGTCTTTTGGGGGATGGGCTGACGATTCCTACTATTACTCACATTGGTCTAAGTACATCTGAATCTGCCGGCAACGGCACCAGGGGAGGCGGAGCAGGTGGACATGGCGGAACCAGCGCCGTTCAGGGCAGTTATAAAACCGGACTTCCCTTCGTACCGTACAACGGTTTTGTTGCCGAACTGCACAAGGGAGAACGTGTCCTGACGGCGGAGGAAAATAAAGCCTACACGTACAACTCGACTTTAGCCGCTCCAGTCAAGGTAGTTCCCAGCTACGAGAGCCGTTCTGGCCTCGCCGGAACCGCCAAGGGATCTGGCGTGAACCCGGGCGCTATGAACATCAACCTGAAGGTGGACGTAAAAGGCGGTTCCCTGGACAGCCGGCAAACCGGTGAACTGACGGCCCAGTTCCGTCAAGCCATGCAGCAGGTCTTCCAGGAAACGATGCGCCGCGGGGGATTGGGGGGAGCGCTCTGA
- a CDS encoding DUF2634 domain-containing protein, which yields MESLKLEADGDVSFEIISGQEELAQCCRIVLGTKTGEWFLNPDSGLDYSLFLGKDINETQMNDALSTALLQEERITSVESVSLSIDRKARTLTAGFKATGMDGAEILLEEVEVGAG from the coding sequence ATGGAGTCTTTAAAGCTTGAAGCAGATGGAGACGTCAGCTTTGAGATCATCAGCGGCCAGGAGGAACTGGCCCAATGCTGCCGGATCGTGCTCGGAACCAAAACCGGTGAATGGTTCTTGAACCCGGACAGCGGATTGGATTACAGCTTGTTCTTGGGCAAAGACATCAACGAAACGCAGATGAATGACGCACTTAGTACAGCACTGCTGCAGGAGGAACGGATTACATCCGTGGAGTCCGTTTCTTTGTCTATCGACAGGAAAGCCCGGACCCTGACGGCTGGCTTTAAAGCCACGGGGATGGACGGGGCTGAGATTTTATTGGAGGAGGTGGAGGTAGGTGCTGGATAA
- a CDS encoding phage protein, whose product MVMRNFGRVAEVIAGGKTFSMKEFNLEASVPFDSDTLPNESEIKLWNLSEDSLNLFRKKKDNDPPIPLRLNAGYEGDVGLLFSGYISSVQTVWDGVDKVTTIHVLDSLRKDTQQEISFAKGTYGSAIIRQLAQQANLPVAMLKLVRDYRYEDGYSASDTLVSMISQVAEDCQTRAYISKGKLYVRSLREGASNLIQLDKTNGMIGLPEYFEENGLKGYRLKQQLQYRVTIGTVMELSSFIFQGKLYVQGGTHRISRSGDFMTECEAVL is encoded by the coding sequence ATGGTGATGCGTAATTTTGGGCGGGTAGCGGAGGTCATTGCCGGCGGCAAAACCTTTTCCATGAAAGAGTTTAATCTTGAAGCTTCGGTTCCCTTTGACTCGGATACGCTGCCTAATGAGTCGGAGATCAAGCTGTGGAACCTGTCGGAGGACTCTTTGAATCTATTCCGGAAGAAAAAGGATAATGATCCGCCTATCCCGCTTAGGTTGAACGCAGGTTACGAGGGGGATGTGGGCCTGCTGTTCAGCGGTTATATTTCCAGCGTACAGACGGTTTGGGACGGGGTGGATAAAGTTACCACAATTCACGTGCTGGACAGTCTGCGGAAGGACACCCAACAGGAGATCAGCTTTGCCAAGGGGACCTATGGGAGCGCGATCATCCGTCAGCTCGCTCAACAGGCGAACCTTCCGGTCGCCATGCTGAAGCTGGTCAGGGATTACCGTTATGAGGATGGGTATTCGGCCAGCGATACGCTGGTCTCGATGATCAGCCAAGTGGCCGAGGATTGCCAAACCAGGGCTTATATCAGCAAAGGCAAGCTGTATGTGCGCAGTTTGCGCGAGGGAGCATCCAATTTGATTCAGCTGGACAAAACCAATGGGATGATCGGGCTGCCCGAATATTTTGAGGAAAACGGCCTTAAAGGCTATCGCTTGAAACAGCAGCTGCAATACCGGGTAACGATTGGAACAGTCATGGAGTTATCGAGTTTTATTTTCCAAGGGAAACTTTATGTTCAGGGCGGGACCCATCGTATTAGCAGGAGCGGAGATTTTATGACGGAATGCGAGGCGGTATTGTGA
- a CDS encoding phage baseplate plug family protein, giving the protein MEYIDIEKELIPYRFDISILNELFTMEVHYNDDYDFFTVDLERDGEVLVAGERLVYGQALFQGVMDNRFPKLTIVPFDESGQQNNVNAATLSESVFLFLIDEAEGEADGDA; this is encoded by the coding sequence ATGGAATATATCGATATCGAAAAAGAGCTCATCCCTTACCGCTTCGACATATCCATCCTCAATGAATTGTTTACGATGGAGGTTCACTACAACGATGATTACGATTTTTTTACAGTCGATTTAGAACGAGATGGTGAAGTTCTGGTGGCGGGCGAAAGGCTGGTCTACGGCCAGGCCTTGTTCCAGGGGGTGATGGACAACCGCTTTCCCAAGCTGACGATCGTCCCTTTTGACGAATCCGGCCAGCAGAATAACGTAAATGCAGCGACGCTCTCGGAGAGCGTTTTTTTATTTCTAATCGACGAAGCTGAAGGTGAAGCCGATGGTGATGCGTAA
- a CDS encoding lysozyme, whose translation MVRQISQAGIDLIKSFEGCRLTAYKAVPDEAYYTIGYGHCGPDVKEKMTITQQQAESLLASDLLKFEAYVNDPAYVPVTAQLTQNQFDALVSFCYNCGPGNLSNLCKGRTIAQIAENITKYNKSSGMVLTGLVKRRSAELDLFCKREAGKPLDFSQYQWDILAQNVKSLLNRSVITDKAWLEKIENKTLTHTELTWLTFVLAVRPN comes from the coding sequence ATGGTTCGACAAATCTCTCAGGCAGGCATTGATCTGATCAAGTCTTTTGAAGGCTGCCGGTTAACGGCATACAAGGCGGTTCCCGATGAAGCCTACTATACAATCGGTTATGGACACTGTGGTCCGGATGTGAAAGAGAAGATGACGATCACGCAGCAGCAGGCTGAAAGCTTGCTTGCCAGCGATTTGCTCAAATTCGAGGCTTATGTGAACGACCCTGCTTATGTACCGGTTACGGCGCAGCTTACGCAAAACCAATTTGATGCTTTGGTCAGCTTCTGCTACAACTGCGGTCCAGGCAATCTCAGCAATCTATGTAAGGGACGTACAATCGCTCAAATTGCTGAGAACATCACCAAATACAACAAATCAAGCGGCATGGTATTGACTGGCTTGGTGAAACGTAGATCTGCTGAACTGGATTTATTCTGTAAACGAGAGGCGGGGAAACCCTTGGATTTTAGTCAATATCAATGGGACATCCTGGCCCAAAACGTAAAGTCGCTGCTTAATCGCTCGGTGATTACGGATAAAGCATGGCTGGAGAAGATTGAGAACAAGACGCTTACGCATACGGAGCTTACCTGGTTGACCTTTGTTTTGGCCGTAAGGCCAAACTAA
- a CDS encoding phage baseplate protein, giving the protein MAKIDGRYILVEKEDLTFDVEITQQPVERSIDLTDHVQRKARSLSISGLVVDDPAGGYKAAEIHRYLVECQEGGKIVDFTGRTTIHGLLSGLSTSRDYTVADGFTFSVTITEVLIANASKGGAVSAQLKPQTQEVKSAGFKQPKNNKKTPGNIVNSNLVQSPKMGTNQAQSPMKSSKWEEDS; this is encoded by the coding sequence ATGGCCAAAATAGACGGCAGGTACATTCTGGTTGAGAAAGAAGACTTGACCTTTGACGTGGAAATTACCCAGCAGCCAGTCGAACGATCTATAGACCTGACGGACCACGTTCAACGCAAAGCCCGTTCTCTTTCGATAAGCGGTTTGGTAGTGGACGACCCGGCCGGGGGCTACAAGGCCGCTGAAATCCACCGGTACCTTGTGGAATGCCAGGAAGGCGGGAAAATCGTGGATTTTACCGGCAGGACTACCATTCACGGCCTTTTGTCCGGTTTGTCCACGAGCCGGGATTACACCGTGGCAGACGGGTTTACTTTTTCGGTGACGATCACGGAGGTATTGATTGCTAACGCTTCAAAGGGGGGAGCTGTCTCTGCCCAGCTAAAACCTCAGACCCAGGAGGTCAAAAGCGCCGGGTTTAAGCAGCCCAAGAACAACAAGAAGACGCCGGGCAACATCGTCAACTCTAACCTGGTTCAATCGCCCAAAATGGGAACAAATCAAGCACAGTCGCCAATGAAGAGCAGCAAGTGGGAGGAGGACAGCTGA
- a CDS encoding HD-GYP domain-containing protein: protein MRMHVMELRPGDRVTEDIFNSFGVFVLQRGASLTDEAIVKLVQHGIDYVDVEPPIKDVPSSPNQSLSASLLNLKPKFEGAIDVFETLFLESLANGKFSDEGIDETLKPLMDDLTAQKDVVSLLMMFNHQDEYTYNHSLQVGLLSFYIAVWMGYDQEEAYKIGKAGYLHDMGKCMIPPHILNKPGKLTEEEFEFIKKHTHYGYELILNSTGDETAALVARQHHERDDGTGYPYGLYKEEIHPYARITAVADTYSAMTSKRVYQSKKEQLTTLQELYKLSFGQLSGEAVQALIRHLIPNFIGKKVLLTTGETGHIVMTNHSDFFRPLVKTETRFADLAKEPETAIQEVFM from the coding sequence GTGCGAATGCATGTTATGGAACTTCGTCCTGGTGATCGGGTGACGGAGGATATTTTTAACAGCTTTGGTGTGTTTGTTCTTCAACGGGGAGCCTCGCTAACCGATGAAGCCATCGTGAAGCTTGTTCAGCATGGCATCGATTACGTAGACGTTGAACCACCGATCAAAGATGTCCCCTCCTCCCCGAATCAATCCCTGTCAGCCTCCCTTCTGAATTTAAAACCCAAATTCGAAGGCGCCATCGATGTTTTTGAAACGCTTTTTTTGGAATCTCTGGCAAATGGCAAATTCAGCGATGAAGGTATTGATGAAACTCTTAAACCTCTCATGGACGATCTGACAGCTCAAAAAGACGTTGTTTCCCTGCTGATGATGTTTAACCACCAAGACGAATACACCTACAACCACTCGCTCCAGGTCGGACTTCTTTCTTTCTACATCGCGGTGTGGATGGGTTACGACCAAGAAGAAGCCTATAAAATAGGCAAAGCAGGTTATTTGCATGATATGGGAAAATGTATGATCCCTCCCCACATCCTTAACAAACCCGGCAAGCTTACTGAAGAGGAATTCGAATTTATCAAGAAACACACCCATTATGGTTACGAATTGATCCTCAACTCAACAGGTGACGAAACTGCGGCATTAGTAGCAAGACAACACCATGAACGGGATGACGGTACCGGTTATCCTTACGGTTTATACAAAGAAGAAATTCACCCTTATGCCCGTATAACGGCAGTAGCGGATACATATAGCGCCATGACCTCCAAGAGAGTCTACCAATCCAAGAAAGAACAGCTGACAACCTTGCAGGAGCTGTACAAGCTCAGCTTTGGCCAATTAAGCGGCGAAGCCGTGCAGGCTTTGATCCGGCATTTAATTCCCAACTTCATCGGCAAAAAAGTCCTGCTGACTACCGGTGAAACCGGTCATATCGTCATGACCAACCATTCCGATTTCTTCCGGCCTTTGGTGAAGACCGAAACCCGGTTTGCGGACCTGGCCAAAGAGCCGGAGACGGCGATTCAGGAAGTGTTTATGTAA
- a CDS encoding CD1375 family protein, whose product MAKIYFDLIKINMKKIEDVPARWRSDVQAMLDADAAQ is encoded by the coding sequence TTGGCTAAAATATATTTCGATCTGATCAAGATTAACATGAAGAAAATTGAAGACGTACCAGCGCGTTGGCGGTCTGATGTGCAAGCCATGCTCGACGCAGATGCAGCGCAGTAG